From Coffea arabica cultivar ET-39 chromosome 2e, Coffea Arabica ET-39 HiFi, whole genome shotgun sequence, the proteins below share one genomic window:
- the LOC113729148 gene encoding uncharacterized protein: protein MGGIRTTGASRGALSRGGRSGPVQARGAPSSDSAVTPQVTCGYCGKPEHSENDCWRKSGKCLACGITNHQLANCPSKMKIGRNTQRPEKSISKQTSARGSQPKVPARVYALDHQQIPEATEVVKCTVPICHRLARVLIDSGATHSFVNPNFMRGIDLKPIKLPYDLEGRMPTGNQSLIANLMYRDCEIWIGEQKLMADLIGLAIKGYDVILGMDWLTRYNAQLNYKTKIVELCIPGEATLKLDVRGRLASSALISGIRARKMLSKGAQGYLAFLINTPSDKVRLEDMPEVKEFPDVFPEELESTPEKGNNF, encoded by the coding sequence ATGGGAGGAATAAGGACTACTGGAGCTTCAAGGGGAGCTTTATCCAGAGGAGGCCGTAGTGGACCGGTTCAAGCTAGGGGAGCGCCTTCTAGTGATTCGgcagtgacccctcaagttacttgtgggtactgtggtaaACCCGAGCACTCTGAGAATGACTGTTGGAGAAAGTCTGGGAAGTGTTTGGCTTGTGGTATTACCAATCACCAACTTGCGAACTGTCCAAGTAAAATGAAGATAGGAAGGAACACTcaaaggccagaaaagtcaatctctaagcagaccagtgctaGAGGAAGTCAACCTAAGGTGcctgctagggtttatgcactggaccATCAACAGATACCCGAGGCGACTGAGGTGGTTAAATGTACGGTTCCTATTTGTCACCgcttagctagggttttaattgattcaGGTGCGACACATTCctttgtaaaccctaacttcATGCGCGGAATagatttgaaaccaattaaattaccttatgacttagaggGTAGAATGCCTACTGGGAATCAAAGTCTAATCGCTAACTTGATGTATAGGGATTGTGAGATCTGGATTGGAGAACAGAAATTAATGGCCGATCTGATAGGTTTAGcgattaaggggtatgatgtgatcttAGGAATGGACTGGTTAACCCGTTACAATGCCCAGTTGAATTATAAgacgaaaatagtagaattgtgCATTCCGGGAGAAGCAACCTTGAaactggatgtaaggggtagattagcctcatctgcacttatctcaGGAATCCGAGCTAGGAAAATGTTAAGTAAGGGAGCTCagggatatttggcttttctaatcAACACTCCTAGTGATAAAGTGAGATTGGAGGATATGCCTGAAGTGAAAGAGTTTCCAGATGTCTTTCCTGAAGAGTTAGAGTCTACCCCCGAAAAGGGAAAtaacttttaa